In the Malaya genurostris strain Urasoe2022 chromosome 1, Malgen_1.1, whole genome shotgun sequence genome, one interval contains:
- the LOC131432695 gene encoding uncharacterized protein LOC131432695 produces the protein MLGSMKRSVFLSVFVLSIVVVLGSSELQQLQNQLNDLGRSFLMTCRTMQRFHATQMVDLNAELIRTLAEASFEIQEIYRITGQFIEEYNMTDPYCIEFVQYMYWTHAKGATEAVQLCAEEVTDKIDSFHQTGFLVLLEQSRRKASEVTTVVVRELAMSSVRKIVKESVGEELDTVKVQYLQMIEDMKQSLTKFSEIRKTGAEYTTVCTKKAVEEYAFHMGYLKYYLNKNKNCRK, from the coding sequence ATGCTAGGAAGTATGAAACGTTCAGTGTTTCTTTCGGTGTTTGTGCTCTCCATTGTGGTAGTGTTGGGAAGCTCTGAATTGCAACAGCTTCAAAATCAACTCAACGATTTGGGAAGATCTTTTCTAATGACCTGTCGAACCATGCAACGGTTCCACGCGACGCAGATGGTTGATCTGAACGCAGAGTTGATTCGTACATTGGCCGAAGCTAGCTTCGAAATTCAAGAGATTTACAGGATTACGGGACAATTCATCGAAGAGTACAATATGACGGATCCTTACTGTATCGAGTTCGTTCAATATATGTACTGGACACACGCCAAGGGAGCTACGGAAGCAGTGCAACTTTGTGCGGAAGAGGTGACGGAtaaaattgatagttttcatcaaaCCGGATTTTTGGTTTTGCTGGAACAGAGCAGACGAAAAGCTAGTGAAGTTACGACGGTTGTGGTTAGGGAGCTGGCTATGAGCTCTGTCCGGAAAATAGTCAAGGAAAGTGTTGGCGAGGAGTTGGACACTGTGAAGGTTCAGTATCTACAGATGATTGAGGATATGAAACAGAGCCTAACCAAGTTCAGTGAAATTCGTAAAACTGGTGCAGAATATACGACAGTTTGTACGAAGAAAGCAGTCGAGGAATACGCTTTCCACATGGGATACTTGAAGTACTatttgaataagaacaaaaactGCAGGAAATGA